Proteins encoded by one window of Cannabis sativa cultivar Pink pepper isolate KNU-18-1 chromosome 4, ASM2916894v1, whole genome shotgun sequence:
- the LOC115712351 gene encoding protein JINGUBANG — MMKKSSSRTGGRIFTDEFSSRGQRFGRLKNSEDFDDRDNNEGTPLTSPPTDPFGDSAAGGVDDEASGSMSPYAKSPWSTHVSHNPSPGNDNFSNVLMGSLVREEGHIYSLAAAGDLLYTGSDSKNIRVWKNQREYAGFKSNSGLVKAIVISGDRIFTGHQDGKIRVWKVSNKNTPNYKRVGTLPTLKNYIKCSMKPSNYVEVRRHRNVLWIKHFDAISCLSLSEDGTLLYSASWDKTFKVWKVSDFKCLESVQAHDDAVNALVTAFDGLVFTGSADGTVKVWRREYQGKGTKHFFSQTLLKQECAVTALTVNQEATFIYCGSSDGAVNYWERDKSLSHGGVLRGHKLAVLCLATAGSLVFSGSADMGICVWKRVKGGDHICLSVLTGHMGPVKCLAVEKERENNNNNNNTAEEGGGERRWIVYSGSLDKSVKMWRASEQAQPLGLNQHCSSGDGNDKTPSFGMAPSFATLPRNTSSRRY, encoded by the coding sequence ATGATGAAGAAAAGCTCGTCGAGAACAGGGGGTCGTATATTTACAGATGAATTCAGTAGCCGAGGACAAAGATTCGGCAGATTAAAGAACTCTGAAGATTTTGACGACCGTGATAATAACGAAGGTACTCCATTAACAAGTCCTCCAACTGACCCATTTGGTGACTCAGCCGCCGGAGGTGTAGACGACGAAGCTTCCGGCTCCATGTCACCATACGCCAAATCACCTTGGTCAACCCACGTCAGCCATAATCCATCTCCGGGAAATGACAACTTCTCCAACGTCCTTATGGGTTCTCTCGTCAGAGAAGAAGGTCACATATATTCATTGGCCGCCGCCGGTGACTTGTTGTACACCGGTTCCGATAGCAAGAACATCAGGGTATGGAAAAACCAGAGAGAATACGCTGGTTTTAAATCAAACAGTGGTTTGGTTAAAGCCATAGTTATTTCGGGTGACAGAATCTTTACCGGTCATCAAGATGGAAAGATCAGAGTTTGGAAAGTCTCGAATAAGAACACGCCGAATTATAAACGAGTTGGGACTTTGCCCACAttgaaaaactacataaaatgtTCGATGAAACCGAGTAATTACGTGGAGGTTAGAAGACATCGTAACGTTCTTTGGATTAAACACTTCGATGCAATCTCATGTCTTAGTTTGAGCGAAGATGGTACTCTTCTTTACTCTGCTTCATGGGACAAAACCTTCAAAGTCTGGAAAGTCTCCGATTTCAAATGCTTAGAATCAGTTCAAGCTCACGATGACGCCGTTAACGCTTTAGTAACGGCTTTCGACGGTTTGGTATTCACAGGCTCAGCTGACGGAACCGTTAAAGTGTGGCGGAGAGAATATCAAGGTAAGGGAACGAAACACTTCTTTTCTCAAACGCTGTTAAAACAAGAGTGTGCCGTTACGGCTTTAACGGTTAATCAAGAAGCGACTTTTATTTACTGTGGATCATCAGACGGAGCCGTTAACTATTGGGAGAGAGATAAGTCTTTATCACACGGCGGCGTTTTGAGGGGTCATAAGTTGGCTGTGCTGTGTTTGGCTACGGCTGGAAGCTTGGTGTTTAGTGGCTCGGCTGATATGGGTATTTGTGTTTGGAAAAGGGTTAAAGGTGGGGACCACATTTGTTTATCTGTTTTAACTGGTCATATGGGACCAGTAAAGTGTTTGGCTGTcgagaaagagagggaaaataataacaataataataatacggcGGAGGAGGGTGGAGGAGAGAGGCGGTGGATTGTTTACAGTGGTAGTTTGGATAAGTCGGTGAAGATGTGGAGAGCTTCGGAACAAGCACAACCGTTGGGTCTAAATCAGCATTGTTCTTCTGGTGATGGGAATGATAAAACGCCGTCGTTTGGCATGGCTCCTAGTTTTGCTACTCTTCCAAGGAACACGAGTTCCAGAAGATATTAA